In Helianthus annuus cultivar XRQ/B chromosome 9, HanXRQr2.0-SUNRISE, whole genome shotgun sequence, the following are encoded in one genomic region:
- the LOC118481840 gene encoding uncharacterized protein LOC118481840, translated as MMREHTKNPELARCGVTRFATTFLTLQSLQKQKPALRNMFASEQWTSGKWAKERKGQRANDIVFTPTFWNNVLFTLKIMGPLVKVLRLVDNEKKPTMGYVYEAMERAKLAIAAALGKDSNEYILVSEIIDKRWNCTLHHPLHAAGYYLNPEFYCYNETIESDKEVTVGLHDCINRLVPEKANKI; from the coding sequence ATGATGAGAGAACATACGAAAAACCCTGAGTTAGCAAGATGTGGAGTAACTAGGTTTGCAACAACGTTTCTCACCTTACAAAGCTTGCAAAAGCAAAAACCGGCGTTGAGAAACATGTTTGCAAGTGAACAATGGACCAGCGGAAAATGGGCTAAAGAACGAAAAGGACAAAGAGCTAATGACATAGTTTTTACTCCAACATTCTGGAACAATGTCCTTTTTACTCTCAAAATCATGGGCCCTCTTGTGAAAGTGCTTCGGCTTGTGGACAATGAGAAGAAACCCACGATGGGATATGTGTATGAAGCCATGGAAAGGGCCAAACTTGCAATTGCAGCAGCTTTGGGCAAAGATAGCAATGAATACATTCTTGTATCCGAGATAATTGACAAAAGGTGGAACTGTACACTTCACCATCCCTTACACGCAGCGGGTTACTACTTGAACCCGGAGTTTTATTGCTACAATGAGACGATTGAGAGTGACAAGGAAGTAACAGTTGGACTGCACGATTGCATTAACAGACTTGTCCCTGAGAAGGCCAACAAGATTTGA
- the LOC110879722 gene encoding uncharacterized protein LOC110879722 — MEDTLKDQTSVSGTKGGKSSKLLRYPLRSASKPKDDKLSASSPSIASASRRGKPASSVSQSVDVLETSAKEKSAKPPRRLSIPSKPIASPATKSVGYITPISEARAKRTSVIKGKSVTPGSDVSRSLSQRKFTVLSSASYWLSHIKLSEAAGKHQLSLGFFKLALDAGCENVQLLKDELKSYACRHNLGESAKEVFDGYGIQESVEQLQASVTCSHVPEDDDAHSLSSATGASKLKPKSLTNSASSVAKESVREATQKSHSVSKTKAPMIKKIEKNGKKTIKQESNKEKQKVKTDPMKPADEKAQLDTSPNEAVIEENKENMDAPPLPQVEEVSLEA; from the exons ATGGAAGACACTCTCAAAGATCAAACATCTGTCTCCG GAACCAAAGGTGGCAAATCGTCTAAGCTTCTTAGGTATCCTCTCAGATCTGCATCGAAACCCAAGGATGATAAGCTTTCGGCTTCTTCTCCGTCGATAGCTTCTGCTTCTAGAAG GGGAAAACCTGCGTCAAGTGTGAGTCAAAGTGTCGATGTGCTTGAAACGTCTGCCAAAGAGAAATCTGCTAAACCTCCTAGGAGGCTTTCCATCCCCAGCAAGCCAATTGCCAGTCCTGCCACTAAATCAGTTGGCTACATCACTCCAATATCCGAAGCTAGAGCTAAAAGGACCAGCGTTATCAAGGGTAAAAGCGTCACACCAGGTTCAGATGTTTCAAGATCCTTAAGTCAAAGAAAGTTCACTGTTTTGTCTTCAGCTTCATATTGGCTCTCTCACATTAAACTGTCTGAAGCTGCTGGAAAACATCAGTTATCACTCGGGTTTTTCAAGCTTGCTCTTGATGCAGGGTGTGAG AATGTTCAGCTATTGAAAGATGAGCTAAAGTCGTATGCTTGCCGCCACAATCTTGGAGAATCTGCAAAAGAAGTGTTTGACGGTTATGGCATACAAGAAAGCGTTGAACAGCTGCAAGCTTCTGTAACGTGTTCCCACGTGCCAGAAGACGATGATGCACATAGCTTGTCTTCTGCTACTGGAGCTTCAAAACTAAAACCGAAATCCTTAACTAACAGTGCCAGCTCAGTAGCAAAGGAATCAGTTAGAGAAGCTACACAAAAGAGTCATTCTGTATCGAAAACTAAAGCTCCAATGATCAAGAAGATCGAAAAGAATGGGAAGAAGACAATCAAACAAGAATCTAACAAAGAGAAACAAAAGGTTAAGACCGACCCAATGAAACCGGCTGATGAAAAAG CTCAATTGGACACCTCTCCTAATGAGGCAGTGATAGAAGAAAATAAAGAGAACATG GATGCTCCTCCTCTT
- the LOC110874998 gene encoding uncharacterized protein LOC110874998, with amino-acid sequence MNEVQKVEEWVEGHQSEWSKFGCSIMSDGWTDRKQRTLINFLVNGAKGTVFMESVDASSYMKTGEKVFELLDKFVERIGEKNVVQIITDNGSNFKSAGKMLMAKRKNLF; translated from the exons ATGAATGAGGTACAGAAGGTGGAAGAGTGGGTTGAAGGACATCAATCTGAGTGGTCCAAGTTTGGCTGTTCTATCATGTCGGATGGATGGACGGATAGAAAACAAAGAACATTGATTAATTTTCTGGTGAATGGTGCTAAGGGAACAGTCTTTATGGAGTCGGTTGATGCTTCTTCGTATATGAAGACGGGCGAAAAAGTGTTCGAGCTTTTAGATAAATTTGTGGAAAGAATTGGTGAAAAGAATGTGGTTCAGATTATAACAGACAATGGAAGTAACTTCAAGTCAGCAG GCAAAATGTTAATGGCGAAGAGGAAAAATCTTTTTTAG
- the LOC118481839 gene encoding uncharacterized protein LOC118481839: protein MVELIQWINQEGFFGLESAKRQHGKIAPAEWWKLYGKGTPILQQLAIRIHSKKRNRLEHKKLHDFVYVKYNNMLKNRRDSNAAYDLISLEEIDDSNEWLTGQMADERFFDDDGNLTWNVVAEASGAGEVRRTRSSQPSSSKPASSKRTLTDEDSEEDQLEEDEPYVIEVDDTSDGFGY, encoded by the exons ATGGTTGAATTGATTCAGTGGATTAACCAGGAGGGCTTTTTTGGTTTAGAAAGTGCAAAAAGACAACATGGTAAAATAGCTCCTG CTGAGTGGTGGAAATTGTATGGCAAAGGAACCCCCATTTTGCAGCAGTTAGCTATCAGG ATTCATTCAAAGAAAAGGAATCGGCTAGAACACAAAAAACTGCATGATTTTGTGTATGTTAAGTACAACAACATGCTTAAGAATCGACGTGATTCGAATGCAGCCTATGATCTGATATCCTTGGAAGAAATTGATGATAGTAAtgaatggttaaccgggcagatGGCTGACGAACGGTTTTTTGATGATGATGGAAACCTGACTTGGAATGTTGTAGCAGAGGCAAGTGGTGCTGGAGAGGTTAGGCGAACAAGATCTTCGCAGCCTTCATCTTCAAAACCAGCATCTTCAAAGCGTACTTTAACTGATGAAGATAGTGAAGAAGACCAATTGGAGGAGGATGAACCGTATGTAATTGAAGTTGATGACACATCTGATGGTTTTGGTTATTGA